The Neoasaia chiangmaiensis sequence TTTCGCGCGCAATTTCCATCAGTTGGGCGAGAACAACGTTGCCTATACTGCGGCAGTGCCGGGATATTACGGCAGTTTCCTGAACATGAACCGCTTCACGGAAATCGCGAACGGCGCCTATGCCTCGACCTCGATCAGCCCGCTGCGCTGGATCAAGATGACGGGAGGCATGCGCTATGACGACTTCATGTATTCGGTCAACGATACACGCTACGGCACGGGCGGCATCTCCCGTCCCCGGGTTGCGGCCCACACGGGCGCACCGTCGATCAAGGCAGCGCTTGCCATCAATCCAGTACCTTTCTGGACGGGGTTCCTGAATTACGGACAAAGCATCACCTCGCCTGACGCCAATACCGACATTCCGGTCAATTCGACCTTGCAGCCGTCGAAGCTAGGCAGCGAGGAAGCCGGCATGCGCTTCGACTACAAGCCGTTGAATGCCCATATCCAGGGCAGCGCCTATGTCACGATCGATTCCAACGAAATCGGCTTCAATCAAGCGACCCTGACGCAGGCCAATCTTGGAAAGTCGCATCGCAGCGGCTACGATGCGGACGGCGCCATCACGCTGATCAAGAGCAAACATGCGATCATCGATCTTCAGGCGAACTACAATTGGGTGCGCGCACGCCTCGTCAGCACACAGACCAGCTTCATTCCAAACGTCGCGGACTGGATGGCCGGATATGGGGTGCACGCCACGTTCCCTATCACCGACCAGAAGGCAATCGACCTCAACGTCACGCATCAGTTCATCGGTCCACAACCGCTCAATTCGGCACGGACCTACACCGCGCCGCAATATCAGCGCATCGCGACCCGCGTTTCCTACACCGATGCGCGCCTGTCGAACATGCGCATCTGGCTGTCGGGCATCGTGTTCCCCGGCAATCGGTTTGCGGAAGACGAGTGGATTTCAGGCTCGACGATCTACACCGCACCGCAGCCGCGCCTGACACTCGAGGGCGGGTTCTCGTTCGGGCTGTAACGCTCGGCGAAACTTCTGGAATCGCTGTCAGAATTCCCCTTTTGGCGTTTCTGTGATGCGCTGCCTTTCTGTTCTGATAGAGGACGCGATGGCGGCGGCGATCGACATAATGCGGACGGAGTTTGATGCGGCGTGTCGCCACATGCTGGCACTGGCGCTGGTCTATGGAGAGCGTCGCGGGGCGATGCGGCCCGTTGGGTTGGGATGGATCGCCAGGCGCTACGGGACCGGGTCTGTCACTACAACAAGGGGGGGTGGCCGGGCAGTGCAATCGCACTTGGAGCCCTATAGCCGAGTTGTCCGTCCGCAAAAATGCCTCGGCCATCTCAAGCGCGCTTGTAGCAATCAAAATGCGCTCCTTTTGAGGCGCATCGTGTCGGTCAAGAGTATCAAAACTTCAAGTGCGATTGCCTTGGCCGACCGGGCTCTCGGATAATCATGCCCATGCGAGCGGTCATGCTGCAGATGATAGGGTCGCAGTTTGACGCGCTCAGCAAGTTGCCTACCGCAGTCCAGAACCGGCGATGATCGGAGTCCTCTGCCCAGAGCGCTTGCAGCAGAAAACCCATCGCCGATGCTACGGCGTGTCGTCAGTTAAGCAGAATGATGATTGAGACGAACTGGACCGCTGTGCGAAAGGTTGATTTCAACTTGTCGTAGCGTGTTGCGATAGCCCTGAACTGCTTCAGCTTATTGAAGAATCGTTCGATAAGATTACGCTCCCTGTAGAGAGCGAAGCCTGTTTCCCGTTAGGTCGTTCTGTTGCTTTTGGGCGGAATGACCGGAGTAATCCCGCGCTCTGTGAGCCGATCAATCAGTCAGTCTGTCGGCATCATACGCCTTGTCAGCCAGGAAGGCATCCGGTTCAATATTGTCCAGCATTGGTTCCGCCAGGCTGATATCCGCATCCTGACCCGGTGTAATGTCGATCTCCATGGGATTGCCCAACGCGTCACAGATGGGTGGATCTTTGTGGTCAGACCGCCCCGGGATCGCCCGATGGCCTGATCCGAGCCCCTTTTTTGAGGGCTCCGGCACTGTGCTGATGCGCCCGGACAATGGTGCTGTCGATCAGCATGTATTCATTGTCGTGATCCGCGGCCAGATAGCGAAAAATCCTCTCGATCACACAGCTTTCACCCCAGCGGCGCAGACGCCGGTGGACGTTTTTTCAGTCTCCGAAACGGACAGGAAGATCACGCCACGGGATGCCCGCGCGATAGCGATACAGCACGGCTTCCACGAAAAGACGGTTATCCGCGGCCGTGCCGCCAACATGACCCTCCCGACCGGGAAGAAGGCCTTTCATTCGCTCCCACTGGTCATCGCGCAGACCGTATCGCCGCATCTGTTGCTCTCCCTCAAAGCCGGGAAAACTGTCAGCACAGGCAACCAGAAAGTACAACCCTTACGTCATACTCCCAGAAATTAACTGATGACACGCCGTAGGAGCGTCGAATGAGATCTCGCGCAAACGGCAATCCATTCCGATCATGTAGAACGGCTGATGACACTCCCTGGTATCGACATGGTCCTGGGCGAGGGATTGATGGCGGCTAGGGGCGACCGGAAGAGGGGGAGACCGCAACGCTCATGGTCGCAGCCTCTTGCGGCCCAAAGGGCGGCCAGCCTCCATGTCTGCGATCTTTTCATGCAGCAGTTCACGCTCGATCATGACCTCGCCGAGCTTTGCCCTGAGGCGATTGCTCTCCAGAGTTTCGCCGTCGGTCTGACGGGGCGCATGACTGGCCTCGCCCCCGGAAAGGAAGGCGTCCTGCCATCCGCTCAGGGTTGCGGACATCACAGGCCGAGCTCGCGCGAGACCATCTCCAGTTCCTCACCACGCAGCAGACCTAGCACAGCCTCCTTCTTACGACGGCGTGACATCCGTTCACTATCCTCTGGTCATTTCGCGTCGTTCTTCAGGTCGTTCGTCATCGTGACAACCTCCGCACGTATCTCACGTGCTTATCGGCTGTGTCAAAAAAACCGGGAGGCGGGAGAACCCAGATCAGGTCACTACGTCGAACCCATATCCGTTAACCATCATGTATAATCCAGGCCAGTGAGATATTGTCCGGCCCTTTCCACGGACCGAAATATTTTCTGCGCGATCTCGTAGGTGAGAGCAGTGCTTTCCGGACCGAGAAATTCGAGTATTTCCTGCTCCAACTCTGCAGCAATTCTCAAAATGTCCCGCGTGCAGTTATGCCCGGCTTCCGTCATGGCAATATAGTGAGAGCGTTTATCGTGCTCGTCAGGATAGCGGATGATGAGCCCTTTTTTCTCAAGCATGCGAAGAGTACGGACGACGGAGGATTTGTCGAGCTGTAGCGCATCGGCGATCTCTTTCTGACGCATCGGGCTGTTATGCCTTTTGAGTTCCAGAAGGGGCTGCCAGGTTGCATCCGTCACGCCGAACGGACGCAGTCGAGCGTCGAGGATTTGCCGCCATCGTCGAGCGATGAGGCTGAGCTGACGACCAAGCGAAATCGCTTCAACTTCACGACTTCCTATCATTCTTCGTCATCCATTCCGCCGAAGGGTTTCCCCGGCGAGACGAGTTGTCCGGTCGCATGCGCAAGAGCGGCTGCCTTGGTGAAGAGATCGGCGCGGCTGACGGCCAGTGCAGCCTGGGCACCATAAAGGGCCGAGATCGCGTTGGACGCGTCTGTAAAAGTGCCAACGCCGTGAGCATAGGACTGCGAGGCGCTATCGAATGCCGTCAGGGCAGCGTTTTGCAGGGCTTCCGCCGAACGAACCTGCGCAAGGGCGGTTTCCAGTTCGTCCTGTCCATCGGCAACTTCACGCTCCATGGCAATCTGATCCTTTTCCAAGGTTGCAGTTGCTTGGGCTTCGCGGGATTCGGCCATGTGGATGGCGTTTGCGCGCAGGCCTCCCTGAAAAATCGGCCACGTCATTTGCAGAAAGGCTTGCGTCTGCGGTTGTGCGATCGCGGAAGCGGGAGCAGACTGGGCGGTTCCGTATGTCTTGAGTTCGCCCAGATATGCCGACACGTTCGCTGCGAGTGAAATGCGTGGCCTCAGGCTGGCTCGGGCACTTTTAACTGCAGCTTCTTCGGCCCGGAGCTTAGCGACATCGGCCAGAATGTCGGGACGCGCTCTGAGAGCCTCTTCGATCAGTTTGTGAACTGCTTGCGCGGGTATCTGCGGAAGGCGCTGTTCGTTAGTGGGTTGAATGTTCAACTGTGCGGTGGCGGGCAACCCAATCGTTGCAAGAAGTGCGTGTTTCGTGGCGTGTTCTGTATCTTCCGCCTTGTCACAGTCATAGTTCGCCTGCGCAAGATTGCGTTCAGCGATGGCGACGTCAACGACGGTTGCTTCTCCGTTGTTACGGCGCGCATCGGCAGATCGCAATAGCACGGACGCGTTTTTGGCGGCAGCTTTCGAGGCGCCCACGATGGCCTGTGCGGCCTGATGGGCATAGTAAGCGCGGATCACATCGAGGATGAGTTCCTGATGCATCGCCGTAAATCCGAAATTGGCGGCAAGCGCGGTCTGCTGGGCTTGCTGGACGAGTGCACGCGTGTGGCCAAAGTCGAGAAGAAGGTAGTCGAGTTCGAGTTTCGGAAAGACCGCCGCTCCGTTCGACGTCAGATATCCACGGCTCGAAAGATAATTGGGCAGCGGAAACGCCAGACGCTGAAAACCGCCCATCGCGGAAAGGGTCAACTGCGGAAGAAGTGCCGCTCTCGACATCCCGACGCCGATTGCCGCCTGCCGGGCCGCCTCCCAGGCGATGCGGGTCTGGGGATTATGACGTTCGGCAATGTCGATCATCTCCGCGAGGCCGACTGGGTTGCCGCTGACTTCGCTCGCGGACGACAGGGCATCATCTTGTGCTGCTACGGCCTCCGCTCCTGTTCCCGGCTCGCGCGGTGTCACAAATCCCTGAGCCGAGGGGGGAATCCTTAGCCCGGTCGAAGCGGCCGGACGCCAGGGATCGGCCGGACTGTCAGGGGCCAGATCACGCGTATCGTTGCACGCCGTCAGAGCGAGGCACAGGGCGGAGCAGCCGCATAGAGCGAATGCTTTTATCGTGAATGTCTTGACTGGCGGCATCGAAATTAGGCTCGGGCTTTGTGAATGTTCAAGGTTGGCATGGATGTCTGCGATGCGAGACCGGGTACGAGATCCCCAAGTATAAGCCTCAGGTGCTGGTCCAGCACTCTGAACCAGATTTCTCTTTGTGGGTCCGAGGGCAAGTCGGGAGGCTGGGGGAGGTCCCGCAGAAGGTCGCGGCCGTTTTCTCCGTCGCTGACCCACAATGCGAACTCGTCGAACCAGTTTTTCAATTTTTCCTCATGCGTCCGCACGATGTCGTCTGCGGGGGGATTGATGTCGGCGAGAAGGGCGATCGGCACCGCAAGCATCTGAATGGCTGTGATCATGCGTTCGTCGATCTCGCGCACTTCATGGGGATCCCCGAAGCGAAAGACTTCCAGGGGAGCGTTCGCGATGGAGCTCCGGACTGCGGCGATGGCCTTGCCAAAATTTTCACGCTCGATCTCTTGTCCGGTCTCCAGGAGAGATTCAGGATCTTTACGTCGATATATCAGCAGGCTGCCCAGAAGGCGTGTCGCGTTGACCAGATGTCGTCGGGCTGTTGCCGTGACACTGACGGGCCAGAGCGAGACCGAGACAAGATAGACCACGATATTGCCAATCAGGATGCCGACGACGCGGTCGCGTCCCGTTTCCATGTCGAGCGTCGGCCCATAGCCTTGCAAAACGGTCATGAAATACGCGAGCGCTATCTGGACGCCGGCATAAGCGATGCGATCACTGCCGCTCTTGATCCACCCGGCCAGCAGCGTGACAGGCACGACAGCGAGTAGAAGTTCGGTGCAGTCCGTCATATAGGGCATCAGCAGGAGGATCGTGCCGATGCCGAATGATGCGCCGACCAGTGCGCCAATTATGCGCAGAAGCATCTTGTGTACGGTATCGCCGACAGTTTCCAGAGAGACGAGGAAACATGTGACGACGCAGGTCTGGATGCCCGGCCAGGAGGTGGCGCGCGTGATGACGTAACAGATCGCCACGCACAAGGCGATCCGTACGGCGGCCTGTGCGTAGGCAGGGTTTTTGAAGGCGTCCGGCTTGAGATAGGTCCGGGCCGGAGCTGGGGCTTCCGGCACGAAACCAAGCTTTTCGGTGTCCGGGACCAGAATGAGTGATCGAATGATCGTCAGGGCCCGCGCCAGTTCCGTGCCAAGGGGAAAACGTAACGGGTCCGTATGCATCGTCTCCCTGGCGATCGCAGAGAGATCTATATCGTCAGCTTCCAGACCCTGCAGGTCCCGTCTCCGGTTCTCAAGGGCCGCCGCGCACAGGCGGGCCTTGCGGCCCACGGCTCTCATGAAGGCGTCGTCGCGCTCTTCAAGCAGCGGCTGGAGATACACCGTGATCAGGACGAGGCGCGTTATGGTGCGGATCATTGCGATTCCCGCGCGGCGCTCCAACAGGTCCGGATGAAGCCTCGATGCGAGATCGTGAGCGCGTCTGAGCCCCACACCCCCCTGCTGCGCAAAACGATGCAGGGGGCGAACGGCGTTCGGAATATTCTGTGCCTCGCAGAAATCAGCGAGTGCATTGAGGCGCGCAACTAGGCCGTTTCGCAGTGCCACGAGCGGATCGTGCCCGGCAAGCTTGTTCGTCACGACAAGCAGCGTGATGCCGATCAGGAAAACGAAGCAGATCCACAGCAGGAGATGCAGCATTGATTCCTCGGGCGGAAGAAAGGCCGCGTCTGGGACGATGCTGTCTGTGGTGTTGCCGACAAACCCGTCCAGCGAATACCCGACAGCGTCGAGAATATCCGCGTTCATCGCCATATAGACGATCCAGAAGAACAGGATATTGAACAGCGGCCCAAGAGTTGCCGCCTGTGACATAAATCCCGCGCAGAGCGTCAGCATGAGCATGCACGGAAGTCTCAGTCCGGGCTCCGACAGGCTGAGCATCAGAAAGACGATCGTCAGGAGCGTTCCTGCAATAATCGTCGTACCCGCCATGAGGACCGTGCTGGTGTTCGAGACGGCGTCGTTCCCGGAGAGAAAGAAACTGATGATGATCAGGATCGACAGCATCGGAATACGAAAGGTTTCTCCGATCGTGATCGCGATGATGACCTGTGTCAGAAGAACAAGCGTATTGCGCAATCGCCCGGGTGTCGGGAGCATTTCCGCCCGGAACGCTCCAAAGGAGCCCTGTCGGCCGCCTCCGTCCATCTGCGGCAGCGGTGGCAGTTCCCTCGGCGAGGGGCCTGCGCTCATGGCATCACGACCACGACCACGGTCGCACCGATACGCATCAGACGCGATGGAGGATCGCGCAGAAGAATACGCACTGGAAAACGCTGGGCGATGCGCACCCAGTTAAGTGTGCGCGGAACTTTCGGCAGGCCACCTGCGCTGGCGCCTTCGTCCGGGACGACGCCGGCGTTCAGGCTGTCCACGACACCGTAGATTGGCTCATTCGGCTTTGCCATGGCGTACACCTTGACTTTCTGCCCCGGGGCAAGCGTGGAAAGCTGGGTTTCGCGAAAATTGGCGATTGCCCACCAGCGTTCATCGTCAACCAGAGTGAACACAGGATGTCCGGTGGTTGCGAATTCACCTGCGGCAACCGTGAGGTCAGTGACGATTCCATCGCACGGAGCGCGAACGGTCGTCAGGCGCAGGTCGCGCTGAGCTTCCCGCAGGACGGCCTGCGCGGCCGCAAAGTCCGCTCTCAGGGGCGCAACGCTCCGGATAGCTTGCTTGGCCGAAAGAGCCCCTTGAAGCGCCGACTGAAGGTTGGCTTCCGCGCTGCGGGTTTCAGCGCGCGCCCGATCCAGCGCCTCGTGAGTCACGAATCCCTGCCGCGTCAAGGGTTCGAGGCGGCCTTGCGTGGCTTGAGCGAGGGAAAGGCGGGCACGCGCCGCGCTGACACTGCTGGCCTCGGCCTCGGCGCGCGAGACCTGGGAACTGACCTGATTGGTCTGAACCTCGATCTGGGCGTTGAGGTTGTCGACCTGCGCTTGCGCCTGCTGCACCCGATATTCGAACGGTTCGCGGTCAATAACGAACAGCACCTGTCCACGCTGGACATGCTGGTTATCCCGGACGGACATGGAAACGATCCGTCCGCTGACTTCCGGCGCGAGGTGAACGATATCTGCCGCGAGATAGGCGTCCTCCGTCCTGGGCCGCTGGTGCAGTCGGTCGAGAACGAGGATGCCGAGAACGGTACACCCGAACAGGGAAAGGATAAGAAGCGCAGTTCCGCCGACGCGGGCTGGGGAAGGATGAAAACGTCCCATGGCTCAGTTTCCGAAAACTAGAAGCCATATGAGGAACGTCACACAGAGTGCAATCAGCAGGTATGTCAGCATGGGAACTGGCACGGCGTCCTGCATGCCGAACATTCCGATCACGGCCCGAAGCAGGGCGGAAGCTACGGTTCCGAGTATGATGCAGACCATCCAGGACGGGAAGAAAGATCCCAGAACATTCTGTAGGGGCGCTGAAGTGCAGCCTGACAGAAGAAGAGGAACAAGCGCTGTCAAACCACGCGAGCGCCAGACTGCTTCGTTACGAACCATAAAATTGCCTCGCATGGATGTGCTTGCCGGAGGGAGAGAAGTCGTTGACGTCCGCTAATGCAAAACTCGTTGGCATGTCAACCAGAATGATTCTAAGTTATTTCCATCGTCGGCTAGAGTATCCGTGGTGATCACGCCTCTTTTGGTGTCCTGAGGCGGTCGTTGCGTTGGAGGGCGTCAGCGAGGACGACGAGCTTTCGCATGACTGTGGCGATGGCGATCTTGGCGTGTTTGCGGGTGCCGATGAGGCGATCGCAGACACGTTTGAGGTCCGGGTTGAATCGCATGGCGACGAGGGCAGGCCTGTGGAGGGCCTGACGCAGCACGGAACGGCCGGCGCGAATGGTGCTTCTGCCGGACCATTTGCAGGATTGCGGCGTCATGGGCGCGAAACCTTCGAGGACCGCGGTCTAGCCTTCCTCCATGGCACCGAGTTCGGGCATGTCGGCCATCAGGGCATGATCGTGACGGCCCCCAGGCTTGGGACGCTGGGCCAGCACCTGTTGCCGCCGGGCCAGCACGGTATCACTGGCGATCAGTGCTTCGATAGCGGTATCGACCGAGATGAGTTGGGCCTCGACCACAACGAGACCCGTTCTTGGCATGGCTGGCACCGCCACGTCTCGCTGGTCATGCTGGCCTACGCCATGATGGCCGCCGTGCGCTCCCAGGCCAACGCCGCGGCGCTCAAAAAAAGCCCGTTGCCAACACGCAGAAGCTCATCCGATGGTCGATCCAGGAAATCCGCCGCCTCGCCATGAAGGTCACCCAGGCTCAGGTCCCTATCTCGCATACCCTCTGATGGTCCGTCTTTCGACGGTCTCATCAAGCCGCCGCATACCTCGCCCACCTCAGAATGAAAGCGCAAATTTAGTGCTAGGCTTGGGCTCAGGGAATACGCAAATTCGTCATGCGTTTTCACGATGTCGGCTCGCCAGATCTAGGATCTGGAACGTTTCCGGTCGCGGACGATCGGCTTGCCGGGCCACTATATACGGGAAACCAATGATCTGATTTTACTGAATTATATTGCTGCCTGAAGTGAATGTCGGTATCGGTGCTTGCGTGCCCCCGCAACCATGAATTAAGCGACTGATATTGCACAATAAAACCCGCCCTCACAGGCGGGTTTTTTGTTGCCCAAAATCCACCGCAGGAAACACATAGGCAACAAACGGAATCAAAGACCAGCGTAGTTTCCGCCGGAATCACGGACGCGTGATGGTCTCGGGAGCGTATTCTCCTGGCCGTCAGGGTTATCGTCGAAGCAGGGCGATCGGTCCTCGTCCGCTGTCGGCACGTCGATCCGCTGCAGGTCTTCGGTGAAATCAGTTTCCGAAAATTGCTTGATGGAATCGAGCTGCGGTTTCAGGCCGCCTTGCATGCCCATCAGCCAGAACGACCGCCGGATGCCTTCCGATACCGTCGCGCCATCGCGGTTGTAGCCATAGAACGGGAACTGCGCATAAAGCCAACAGGCGTGGATATGCTATGGTGCTGTCATGCCTCAGATGACGTGCAACTCATCTAACGCCAATCGCCCCTGCTGTTCCTGGGCTCGAACCGATCCGCTGCTGCGCGCCTATCACGACGAGGAATGGGGCAAGCCCATTCGGGACAGCCGGATGCTGTGGGAAATGCTCTGTCTGGAAGGCTTCCAGGCGGGGTTGTCG is a genomic window containing:
- a CDS encoding MarR family winged helix-turn-helix transcriptional regulator — translated: MIGSREVEAISLGRQLSLIARRWRQILDARLRPFGVTDATWQPLLELKRHNSPMRQKEIADALQLDKSSVVRTLRMLEKKGLIIRYPDEHDKRSHYIAMTEAGHNCTRDILRIAAELEQEILEFLGPESTALTYEIAQKIFRSVERAGQYLTGLDYT
- a CDS encoding TolC family protein; amino-acid sequence: MPPVKTFTIKAFALCGCSALCLALTACNDTRDLAPDSPADPWRPAASTGLRIPPSAQGFVTPREPGTGAEAVAAQDDALSSASEVSGNPVGLAEMIDIAERHNPQTRIAWEAARQAAIGVGMSRAALLPQLTLSAMGGFQRLAFPLPNYLSSRGYLTSNGAAVFPKLELDYLLLDFGHTRALVQQAQQTALAANFGFTAMHQELILDVIRAYYAHQAAQAIVGASKAAAKNASVLLRSADARRNNGEATVVDVAIAERNLAQANYDCDKAEDTEHATKHALLATIGLPATAQLNIQPTNEQRLPQIPAQAVHKLIEEALRARPDILADVAKLRAEEAAVKSARASLRPRISLAANVSAYLGELKTYGTAQSAPASAIAQPQTQAFLQMTWPIFQGGLRANAIHMAESREAQATATLEKDQIAMEREVADGQDELETALAQVRSAEALQNAALTAFDSASQSYAHGVGTFTDASNAISALYGAQAALAVSRADLFTKAAALAHATGQLVSPGKPFGGMDDEE
- a CDS encoding FUSC family protein; translated protein: MSAGPSPRELPPLPQMDGGGRQGSFGAFRAEMLPTPGRLRNTLVLLTQVIIAITIGETFRIPMLSILIIISFFLSGNDAVSNTSTVLMAGTTIIAGTLLTIVFLMLSLSEPGLRLPCMLMLTLCAGFMSQAATLGPLFNILFFWIVYMAMNADILDAVGYSLDGFVGNTTDSIVPDAAFLPPEESMLHLLLWICFVFLIGITLLVVTNKLAGHDPLVALRNGLVARLNALADFCEAQNIPNAVRPLHRFAQQGGVGLRRAHDLASRLHPDLLERRAGIAMIRTITRLVLITVYLQPLLEERDDAFMRAVGRKARLCAAALENRRRDLQGLEADDIDLSAIARETMHTDPLRFPLGTELARALTIIRSLILVPDTEKLGFVPEAPAPARTYLKPDAFKNPAYAQAAVRIALCVAICYVITRATSWPGIQTCVVTCFLVSLETVGDTVHKMLLRIIGALVGASFGIGTILLLMPYMTDCTELLLAVVPVTLLAGWIKSGSDRIAYAGVQIALAYFMTVLQGYGPTLDMETGRDRVVGILIGNIVVYLVSVSLWPVSVTATARRHLVNATRLLGSLLIYRRKDPESLLETGQEIERENFGKAIAAVRSSIANAPLEVFRFGDPHEVREIDERMITAIQMLAVPIALLADINPPADDIVRTHEEKLKNWFDEFALWVSDGENGRDLLRDLPQPPDLPSDPQREIWFRVLDQHLRLILGDLVPGLASQTSMPTLNIHKARA
- a CDS encoding HlyD family efflux transporter periplasmic adaptor subunit: MGRFHPSPARVGGTALLILSLFGCTVLGILVLDRLHQRPRTEDAYLAADIVHLAPEVSGRIVSMSVRDNQHVQRGQVLFVIDREPFEYRVQQAQAQVDNLNAQIEVQTNQVSSQVSRAEAEASSVSAARARLSLAQATQGRLEPLTRQGFVTHEALDRARAETRSAEANLQSALQGALSAKQAIRSVAPLRADFAAAQAVLREAQRDLRLTTVRAPCDGIVTDLTVAAGEFATTGHPVFTLVDDERWWAIANFRETQLSTLAPGQKVKVYAMAKPNEPIYGVVDSLNAGVVPDEGASAGGLPKVPRTLNWVRIAQRFPVRILLRDPPSRLMRIGATVVVVVMP
- a CDS encoding YtcA family lipoprotein; amino-acid sequence: MRGNFMVRNEAVWRSRGLTALVPLLLSGCTSAPLQNVLGSFFPSWMVCIILGTVASALLRAVIGMFGMQDAVPVPMLTYLLIALCVTFLIWLLVFGN
- a CDS encoding transposase, which codes for MTPQSCKWSGRSTIRAGRSVLRQALHRPALVAMRFNPDLKRVCDRLIGTRKHAKIAIATVMRKLVVLADALQRNDRLRTPKEA